The following are from one region of the Arachis duranensis cultivar V14167 chromosome 10, aradu.V14167.gnm2.J7QH, whole genome shotgun sequence genome:
- the LOC107470691 gene encoding lachrymatory-factor synthase encodes MGIEKVEGPYAPFTSISEEENEGVGWGIHPHFNREGKSIVELQSTSANQAWPLLEDFFNLHNLIPIDTCYQVESVEGHPGPTRYCASAPKDDHVLWVKERLLAVDQGQRCFSYDVVDGNLGFKNYVGTIKVVPSSLEGCKIEWSFVCDPMESWSFKDLNSYIDSTLQFMAKKIELACSKASV; translated from the exons ATGGGAATTGAGAAGGTTGAGGGGCCATATGCCCCTTTCACATCTATTTCAGAGGAAGAGAATGAAGGAGTGGGTTGGGGGATA CACCCACATTTCAATAGGGAAGGCAAATCCATTGTTGAGCTTCAAAGCACAAGTGCAAATCAAGCATGGCCTTTACTAGAGGATTTCTTCAACCTACACAACTTGATCCCAATAGACACTTGCTACCAAGTTGAGAGTGTTGAAGGCCACCCTGGCCCCACACGCTATTGTGCTTCCGCTCCTAAAGATGATCATGTGTTGTGGGTCAAAGAGAGGCTGCTTGCCGTTGACCAAGGTCAACGATGTTTCTCCTATGATGTTGTTGATGGCAACTTGGGCTTCAAGAACTATGTGGGCACAATCAAGGTTGTGCCTTCATCATTGGAAGGTTGCAAGATCGAGTGGAGCTTTGTGTGTGATCCAATGGAATCTTGGAGTTTCAAAGATCTCAATTCTTACATAGATTCCACTCTTCAGTTCATGGCCAAGAAGATTGAGCTTGCATGCTCCAAGGCAAGCGTCTga